A portion of the Tiliqua scincoides isolate rTilSci1 chromosome 3, rTilSci1.hap2, whole genome shotgun sequence genome contains these proteins:
- the GPR17 gene encoding uracil nucleotide/cysteinyl leukotriene receptor: MNSLADSSGLLFNTSLQSSEQCGKETHMENILFATFYLLDFILAFVGNTLALWLFIRDQKSDTPANIFLMHLAVADLSFVLVLPTRLVYHFSGNHWPFGEIPCRLTGFIFYLNMYASIYFLMCISVDRFLAIVHPVKSIKLRRSLYAHLACAFLWVIVAVAMAPLLVSVQTAEMNNTTICLQLYREKASRHALVSLAVAFTLPFFTTVTCYLLIIRSLKRGNRVEKHLKEKAIKMIIMVLMIFLICFVPYHVNRYIYILNYDGLKTSCEMQRILALGNRITSCLTSLNGALDPVMYFFVAEKFREALCGLFCSRRAAKLTSSYDGKTNDSSLSAKSEL, from the coding sequence ATGAACAGCCTAGCAGACTCTTCAGGCCTGCTCTTCAACACTTCCCTACAAAGCTCAGAGCAATGTGGCAAAGAAACCCACATGGAGAACATCCTTTTTGCTACTTTCTATCTTCTGGATTTTATCCTAGCCTTTGTTGGCAACACTCTGGCTCTCTGGCTTTTTATCCGGGACCAAAAGTCAGACACCCCGGCCAACATTTTCCTGATGCACCTTGCTGTGGCAGATCTGTCTTTTGTGCTGGTCTTACCCACTCGGTTGGTATACCACTTTTCAGGCAATCACTGGCCATTTGGAGAGATCCCATGTCGACTTACAGGTTTCATTTTCTATCTCAACATGTATGCCAGCATCTACTTCCTCATGTGCATCAGTGTCGATCGCTTCCTCGCTATCGTGCACCCTGTAAAGTCCATAAAACTCCGCCGGTCACTCTATGCTCATTTGGCCTGTGCCTTCCTGTGGGTTATAGTTGCTGTGGCAATGGCACCCCTTTTGGTCAGTGTGCAGACAGCCGAGATGAACAATACCACCATTTGCCTGCAGCTCTATAGAGAAAAGGCATCACGGCATGCTCTTGTGTCACTGGCGGTAGCATTTACTCTTCCATTTTTTACTACAGTGACCTGCTACTTGCTGATAATACGCAGCCTGAAGCGAGGGAACCGAGTGGAGAAACATCTAAAGGAAAAGGCCATCAAAATGATAATCATGGTCCTTATGATCTTCCTGATCTGCTTTGTGCCCTACCACGTCAATCGTTACATTTATATCCTCAATTATGATGGCCTGAAGACTTCCTGTGAAATGCAACGGATCCTGGCTCTTGGGAATCGTATTACTTCTTGCCTCACCAGCCTGAATGGTGCCCTAGATCCTGTCATGTATTTCTTTGTAGCTGAGAAGTTCCGAGAGGCCTTGTGTGGTCTGTTTTGCAGCAGAAGGGCTGCAAAGCTAACTTCAAGTTATGATGGGAAAACAAACGACAGCTCCCTAAGTGCTAAATCTGAACTGTAA